A window of Elusimicrobiota bacterium contains these coding sequences:
- the atpH gene encoding ATP synthase F1 subunit delta, producing the protein MTSADRILAGRYARALFAFAAARQSEAAVAADLSACSGALSLALPLLRDPRVPAAQKKALVRECLHGSAPVTADFLEYLIEKKRFGLLPLVAGDFDRLMLQARGVVRALARSARPLSEADRQRLRQSLEAFAGSGVELRYEEDPELLGGVSVRLGDWVLDRSLRGQLQSLKEAIRGD; encoded by the coding sequence GTGACCAGCGCGGACCGCATCCTCGCCGGCCGCTACGCGCGGGCGCTCTTCGCCTTTGCGGCGGCTCGCCAGTCGGAAGCGGCCGTCGCCGCCGACCTGTCCGCCTGCTCCGGCGCACTGTCCCTGGCCCTGCCGCTGCTGCGCGACCCGCGCGTGCCCGCGGCGCAGAAGAAGGCTCTGGTCCGGGAGTGCCTGCACGGCTCCGCCCCGGTGACCGCGGATTTCTTGGAGTACCTGATCGAGAAGAAGCGCTTCGGCCTGCTGCCGCTGGTGGCGGGGGATTTCGACCGGCTCATGCTGCAGGCGCGCGGCGTGGTGCGGGCGCTCGCCCGCTCGGCGCGGCCCCTTTCCGAGGCGGACCGCCAGCGGCTGCGCCAGAGCCTGGAGGCGTTCGCCGGCAGCGGCGTGGAATTGCGGTACGAAGAGGACCCGGAGCTTTTGGGCGGCGTGTCCGTGCGGCTGGGGGACTGGGTCCTCGACCGGAGCCTGCGCGGCCAGCTGCAGAGTCTCAAGGAGGCCATCCGTGGCGATTAG
- the atpF gene encoding F0F1 ATP synthase subunit B, which yields MDKLVTPDPGLMFWTIVTFLALVALLKRFAWGPLLSAIEEREVHLKAQAAAAKEARDEAERIKNEVAAALAESRAGRQEVLDRAAKDGEALLAKFRTAAEDETRKLREKTAAELGREKDRLVGELRREVADLSVLAAEKLLRRSVDPGVEKAVLDDFFKDISKGGRRQ from the coding sequence ATGGACAAGCTGGTCACCCCGGACCCGGGGCTGATGTTCTGGACCATCGTCACCTTCCTGGCGCTGGTAGCCCTGCTCAAGCGCTTCGCCTGGGGGCCGCTGCTGTCGGCCATCGAGGAGCGGGAGGTCCACCTCAAGGCGCAGGCGGCCGCGGCTAAAGAGGCGCGCGACGAGGCCGAGCGCATCAAGAACGAGGTCGCCGCCGCCCTCGCCGAGTCCCGGGCGGGCCGGCAGGAGGTCCTGGACCGGGCCGCCAAGGACGGGGAAGCGCTGCTGGCGAAGTTCCGGACCGCGGCGGAAGACGAGACCCGCAAGCTGCGCGAGAAGACCGCCGCGGAGTTGGGGCGCGAGAAGGACCGCCTCGTCGGCGAGCTGCGCCGCGAGGTGGCGGACCTCTCGGTCCTGGCCGCGGAAAAGCTCCTGCGCCGCTCCGTGGACCCGGGCGTGGAGAAGGCCGTGCTCGACGACTTCTTCAAGGACATCTCCAAGGGAGGCCGCCGGCAGTGA
- the atpE gene encoding ATP synthase F0 subunit C, whose product MNYLGLGYIGIGLGMAGALIGAGLGIGKLASSALEGTARQPEAAGTLQTMMIIPAAMIEGLGLLALVACFLGVLKLNSGVDAAAASRAPVAAEAQAQH is encoded by the coding sequence ATGAACTACCTCGGACTCGGTTACATCGGAATCGGCCTCGGCATGGCGGGAGCCCTCATCGGCGCCGGGCTCGGCATCGGCAAGCTGGCCAGCTCGGCCTTGGAGGGCACGGCGCGCCAGCCGGAGGCGGCGGGGACCTTGCAGACCATGATGATCATCCCCGCGGCCATGATCGAGGGCCTCGGACTGCTGGCCCTGGTCGCTTGCTTCCTGGGCGTGCTGAAGCTCAACAGCGGCGTGGACGCCGCAGCGGCCAGCCGGGCGCCGGTCGCCGCGGAAGCCCAGGCCCAGCACTGA
- the atpB gene encoding F0F1 ATP synthase subunit A yields the protein MNFEEILGHHLLDHTYFPLFSIGRFTLAVSKHSVTLWVVAVLLVLALSAAARGRSGAGRLWRTAVEAMVLYVRNYIVAPVFGHDTEAFLPYFLTLFFFILGCNLWGLLPGSSAVTGNVSVTAALALSTFVLINLAGIRKFGLPAHFKHLVPGGMPWIWWLSPLLIPLLYVIELIGLCAKCVALCIRLFANIFSGHIVSLAFLCMIFVFAQFGRGVALLGVAPVAVGLALFVAALDLLVALIQAYIFTLLTAVFVGMAVHPH from the coding sequence ATGAACTTCGAAGAGATCCTCGGGCACCACCTCCTCGACCACACCTATTTCCCGCTTTTCTCGATCGGCCGCTTCACTTTGGCCGTATCCAAGCACTCGGTCACGCTGTGGGTCGTGGCCGTCCTGCTCGTCCTGGCGCTCTCGGCCGCGGCGCGGGGCCGCAGCGGCGCCGGGCGCCTGTGGCGCACGGCGGTCGAGGCGATGGTGCTCTATGTCCGCAACTACATCGTGGCCCCCGTCTTCGGCCACGACACCGAAGCCTTCCTGCCGTATTTCCTGACCCTCTTCTTCTTCATCCTGGGCTGCAACCTGTGGGGCCTCCTGCCGGGCTCCTCGGCCGTGACCGGCAACGTCTCGGTGACCGCGGCCCTGGCTTTGAGCACCTTCGTCCTCATCAATCTGGCCGGGATCAGGAAGTTCGGGCTCCCCGCGCATTTCAAGCACCTGGTGCCCGGCGGGATGCCCTGGATCTGGTGGCTCAGCCCGCTCTTGATACCGCTCCTCTACGTCATCGAGCTCATCGGCTTGTGCGCCAAGTGCGTCGCTCTCTGCATCCGCCTCTTCGCCAACATCTTCTCCGGGCATATCGTGTCTTTGGCTTTCCTGTGCATGATCTTCGTCTTCGCCCAATTCGGCCGCGGCGTGGCCCTGTTGGGAGTGGCCCCCGTGGCCGTGGGCTTGGCTTTGTTCGTCGCCGCGCTGGATCTGCTGGTGGCCTTGATCCAGGCCTACATCTTCACCTTGCTCACCGCAGTGTTCGTGGGCATGGCGGTACATCCGCATTGA
- a CDS encoding AtpZ/AtpI family protein, protein MNALAAGTELAAAVLVGLGGGYWLDSVCGTGPWLSVLGAMAGMALALYRLIKLSRIGRKDD, encoded by the coding sequence ATGAACGCCCTGGCTGCGGGAACCGAACTGGCTGCTGCGGTGCTGGTCGGACTCGGGGGCGGCTACTGGCTGGACTCGGTCTGCGGCACGGGTCCCTGGCTGAGCGTTCTGGGCGCGATGGCCGGGATGGCGCTTGCGCTCTATAGACTCATCAAATTATCGAGAATTGGCCGCAAAGACGATTAG
- a CDS encoding response regulator produces MADTRHPLPRILLADDEPDLLALMKETLERQGFSVTTASDGQEALAAIRQDPPDIAVLDLIMPRCDGFTVCRELRRDPLFAHLPIIILSASGSRDSRIEGLDLGVDDFITKSVDIRELLARIRMILKRSRQGLDANPLTRLPGNLSIESRIEDALAQNQPLAVLYVDLDQFKAYNDCYGYDAGDHVLRTLADILVKVAREQAGPPDFVGHIGGDDFIVLTEPPRMEEMARRVIAEFDAASPGFYNEADRKRGRIMSTDRQGNVKEFPLLSVSIGICHNANKKLESLAQVSQLGTELKKAAKELPGSKYLVDRRR; encoded by the coding sequence ATGGCCGATACGCGCCACCCCCTGCCCAGGATCCTGCTCGCCGACGACGAGCCCGACCTCCTGGCCCTGATGAAGGAGACCCTGGAGCGCCAAGGCTTCTCGGTGACCACGGCTTCAGACGGCCAGGAAGCCCTGGCCGCCATCCGCCAGGACCCCCCGGACATCGCGGTCCTGGACCTCATCATGCCCCGCTGCGACGGCTTCACCGTCTGCCGGGAACTGCGCCGGGACCCGCTCTTCGCCCACCTGCCCATCATCATCCTCTCCGCCTCAGGCTCGCGCGACAGCCGCATCGAGGGTCTCGACCTGGGCGTCGACGATTTCATCACCAAGTCCGTGGATATCCGCGAGCTCCTGGCCCGCATCCGCATGATCCTCAAGCGCTCCCGGCAGGGCCTCGACGCCAATCCGCTGACGCGCCTGCCCGGAAACCTCTCCATCGAGTCGCGCATCGAGGACGCCCTGGCCCAGAACCAGCCGCTGGCCGTGCTCTACGTTGACCTCGACCAGTTCAAGGCCTATAACGACTGCTACGGCTACGACGCGGGCGACCATGTCCTGCGCACCTTGGCCGACATCCTCGTCAAGGTCGCGCGCGAGCAGGCCGGCCCGCCCGACTTCGTGGGCCACATCGGAGGGGACGACTTCATCGTGCTCACCGAGCCGCCCCGCATGGAGGAGATGGCCCGGCGCGTCATCGCGGAGTTCGACGCGGCCAGCCCCGGCTTCTACAACGAGGCGGACCGCAAACGCGGCCGCATCATGTCCACGGACCGCCAGGGCAACGTGAAGGAGTTCCCCCTGCTCTCGGTCTCCATCGGCATCTGCCACAACGCCAACAAAAAGCTCGAATCCCTGGCCCAGGTGTCGCAGCTCGGCACGGAGCTCAAGAAAGCGGCCAAGGAGCTGCCGGGCAGCAAGTATCTCGTGGACCGCCGCCGCTAG
- a CDS encoding acetyl-CoA C-acyltransferase, protein MSQREAVAVAAVRSPVGRLGGQLAPVRPDDLAAAVIAALLKTVPALDPAEIADVYLGCANGAGEDNRNVARMAALLAGLPQSVPGCTVNRLCASGLEAVNCAARAILAGEGEVYVAGGVESMSRAPWVLPKAEKAYPFGNLTAFDTALGWRFPNPRMEKLFPLQGMGETAENIAEKFRISRADQDAFALESHRRACRARERVFAEEIVPIPTPGPKDPAAAAKQDETMRPDTTLEKLAALKPAFRKGGSVTAGNSSSMNDGAAVLLLMEAARARALGLAPLARWAGSAAAGVDPTLMGLGPIAAVRKLLGRKGLKVSDVDLHEINEAFAVQALACARELGLDAQQLNVNGGAIALGHPLGSSGARITVTLLHELRRRGARRGLTSLCIGVGQGLAALWEAC, encoded by the coding sequence ATGAGCCAACGAGAAGCCGTAGCCGTGGCCGCGGTCCGGTCCCCGGTGGGCCGGCTGGGCGGTCAGCTCGCGCCGGTGCGGCCCGACGACCTGGCCGCGGCCGTCATCGCCGCCCTCTTGAAGACCGTTCCGGCCCTGGACCCGGCCGAGATCGCCGACGTGTACCTGGGCTGCGCCAACGGGGCCGGCGAGGACAACCGCAACGTCGCGCGCATGGCGGCGCTGTTGGCCGGCTTGCCGCAGTCGGTCCCCGGCTGCACGGTCAACCGGCTCTGCGCCTCGGGCCTGGAGGCGGTCAATTGCGCGGCGCGCGCGATCCTGGCCGGCGAGGGAGAAGTCTACGTGGCGGGCGGCGTGGAGAGCATGAGCCGCGCGCCCTGGGTCCTGCCCAAGGCCGAGAAGGCCTACCCCTTCGGCAACCTCACAGCCTTCGACACGGCTCTGGGCTGGCGCTTCCCCAACCCCCGCATGGAGAAGCTCTTCCCCCTGCAGGGCATGGGCGAGACCGCGGAGAACATCGCCGAGAAGTTCCGGATATCCCGCGCCGACCAGGACGCTTTCGCTTTGGAGAGCCACCGGCGCGCCTGCCGGGCGCGCGAGCGGGTCTTTGCCGAAGAGATCGTGCCCATCCCGACCCCCGGCCCGAAGGATCCCGCGGCCGCCGCGAAGCAGGACGAGACCATGCGGCCGGACACCACGCTGGAGAAGCTCGCGGCGCTCAAGCCAGCTTTCCGCAAGGGCGGCAGCGTGACCGCGGGAAACAGCTCGAGCATGAACGACGGCGCCGCGGTCCTGCTGCTCATGGAGGCCGCTCGGGCTCGGGCGCTGGGCCTAGCGCCCTTGGCGCGCTGGGCGGGCTCGGCCGCCGCGGGCGTGGACCCCACGCTCATGGGCCTGGGCCCCATCGCGGCGGTCCGCAAGCTCTTGGGCCGGAAAGGACTCAAGGTCTCGGACGTGGATCTGCACGAGATCAACGAGGCCTTCGCGGTCCAGGCCTTGGCCTGCGCGCGTGAGCTGGGCCTCGACGCGCAACAGCTCAACGTCAACGGCGGCGCTATCGCCTTGGGACATCCTCTGGGCTCGAGCGGGGCGCGCATCACCGTGACTCTGCTGCATGAGCTGCGCCGCCGCGGCGCCCGCCGCGGCCTGACGTCGCTCTGCATCGGCGTGGGGCAGGGTCTGGCCGCGCTCTGGGAAGCCTGCTGA
- a CDS encoding GNAT family protein: protein MSPAPQGRRLLLRPLAEADAAALFAAVDSSREVLRRRLRWVPDAVSPEDSRGFILACGEARRRGERDDFGVFEARSGVLAGVASLQSLLAVPGLAEFSLWIRADRQERGYGAEAGRLLIEHAFRRDALQKLYARLDPANRGARKVLQRAGFRYEGCLRHEKRLNGRWIDQECWGLLRSEWRNK, encoded by the coding sequence ATGAGCCCGGCCCCGCAGGGCCGACGCCTGCTGCTCAGGCCCCTGGCGGAGGCGGACGCGGCGGCGCTCTTCGCCGCGGTGGACTCCTCGCGCGAGGTCCTCAGGCGCCGTCTGCGCTGGGTGCCAGACGCGGTCTCCCCTGAAGACAGCCGGGGTTTCATCCTGGCGTGCGGCGAAGCCCGGCGCCGCGGCGAGCGGGATGATTTCGGCGTGTTCGAGGCGCGCTCCGGCGTTTTGGCGGGAGTGGCGTCTTTGCAATCCCTGCTGGCCGTGCCGGGGTTGGCCGAGTTCTCGCTCTGGATCCGCGCCGACCGGCAGGAGCGGGGCTACGGCGCGGAGGCGGGCCGGCTCCTCATCGAGCACGCCTTCCGGCGGGACGCCCTGCAGAAGCTCTATGCCCGCCTCGACCCGGCCAACCGGGGCGCGCGCAAGGTGCTCCAGCGCGCGGGCTTCCGCTACGAGGGCTGCCTGCGCCACGAGAAGCGCTTGAACGGCCGCTGGATAGACCAGGAATGCTGGGGCCTGCTGCGCTCGGAATGGAGGAACAAATGA
- a CDS encoding glycosyltransferase has protein sequence MFIGSHLGYPMDRTPLGGGAMVGLRLIRNWAAAGLRGLTVLGSGLEAPAPGVEYVRLPAGPGYDLVRLSEFEYARFCRDFEAATTDWLLARRDRLPPAGTTVLVNDVSEGPTLSRLAEAGYPIVSLWHVDVVDYFNKIYLYSLVPPQHLTRLYERCRRLGLSGAVPDLLRIIFEKQRETVALSRRLIVPSRSMAETLTRCYDGETPGASLAPRIQIVPWGAFADEAPEPSEQRLRELRERFHVGPRSVVLMTLSRISPEKGIHLLLEALRLLEGEGRLEGRDVVLLICGEASFMQGAAYCRRVRAAAAALRRVKVFFPGYLDAAAKKAHFRLANLFVSPSVHESYGLNLVEAMQAGLAVLASDHYGVREILDESCGLVVPYPSLAAAPRRLAEALEPALADCAKLADMGRAARARAAGMPFSRAADAVLRACQEVVAPTVRALR, from the coding sequence GTGTTCATCGGCAGCCATCTGGGCTACCCCATGGACCGCACTCCTTTGGGCGGCGGCGCCATGGTGGGCCTGCGGCTCATCCGCAATTGGGCGGCGGCGGGCCTGCGCGGCCTGACGGTCCTCGGCTCCGGACTGGAAGCCCCGGCCCCGGGGGTCGAGTACGTCCGACTGCCGGCCGGGCCCGGCTACGACCTGGTCCGCCTTTCCGAGTTCGAGTACGCCCGCTTCTGCCGGGATTTCGAGGCCGCCACCACCGACTGGCTCCTGGCCCGGCGCGACCGCCTGCCCCCGGCTGGGACCACGGTGCTGGTCAATGACGTCTCCGAAGGCCCGACCCTGTCCAGGCTGGCCGAGGCCGGCTACCCCATCGTCTCCCTGTGGCACGTGGACGTGGTGGACTATTTCAACAAGATCTACCTCTACAGCCTGGTCCCGCCGCAGCATCTGACCCGGCTTTACGAGCGCTGCCGCCGGCTGGGACTCTCCGGAGCGGTGCCGGACCTGCTGCGCATCATCTTCGAGAAGCAGCGCGAGACCGTGGCCCTTTCCCGCCGCCTCATCGTGCCCTCCCGGAGCATGGCCGAGACGCTGACCCGCTGCTACGACGGCGAGACGCCCGGCGCAAGCCTGGCCCCGCGCATCCAGATCGTGCCCTGGGGCGCCTTCGCCGATGAGGCCCCGGAGCCCTCGGAGCAGCGCCTGCGGGAATTGCGCGAGCGCTTCCATGTCGGGCCGCGCTCCGTGGTGCTCATGACCCTGAGCCGCATCTCGCCGGAGAAGGGGATCCACCTGCTGCTCGAAGCCCTGCGCCTCCTGGAAGGCGAGGGCCGCCTGGAGGGCCGGGACGTGGTGCTCCTCATCTGCGGCGAGGCCTCCTTCATGCAGGGCGCGGCCTACTGCCGGCGCGTGCGCGCCGCGGCCGCGGCCTTGCGCCGGGTCAAGGTCTTCTTCCCCGGCTATCTCGACGCCGCGGCCAAGAAGGCCCATTTCCGGCTGGCGAACCTCTTCGTCTCCCCGTCGGTCCACGAGAGTTACGGCCTCAACCTCGTGGAGGCCATGCAGGCGGGCCTGGCGGTGCTGGCCAGCGACCATTACGGGGTGCGCGAGATACTCGACGAATCCTGCGGCCTGGTCGTGCCCTATCCGAGCCTGGCCGCGGCACCCCGGCGCCTGGCCGAAGCCCTGGAGCCCGCCCTGGCCGACTGCGCCAAGCTCGCGGACATGGGGCGCGCGGCGCGCGCGCGGGCGGCCGGCATGCCCTTCTCCCGCGCGGCCGACGCGGTGTTGCGGGCCTGCCAGGAGGTCGTGGCTCCGACGGTCCGGGCGCTGAGATGA
- a CDS encoding thiolase family protein encodes MHAESRRIVLCAGLRTPIGHISRSLADLPPAALMHAAVHNLLERARLEAAAVDGLVVGWVGQTFSAPNIARVVALTSGLPEKCQSLTVQNNCISSFEAVSEAARRILVGEGRLYIVGGTESMSRLPYTIEGSRAARELRSLATVKERWGALWDNPNASIVDAMEEGLTDPVEHINMAATAEVCAQFYGVPREEQDRFACESFRRTLAAWNRGFYASHVAPVVVDGKTVLEKDEYPFLREDLPNKPQMFAKAPALFGSTAYPLKDFYRDNAAFLKDRVFEEGKSQATVTLFNSCGRSDGASAVIVTTPERAAELGLTPLAELRSWGYFGNEPAFMGVSPALAAPVALESAGVKFADMDHVELHEPFAATVLSIFKLGPEHGCDWRAKYEAGALNPNGGSIALGHPLGATGTRLVLNLMYSLHEDPQARLGLAAACAGGGTGGALVLEKI; translated from the coding sequence ATGCACGCTGAATCCAGACGGATCGTCTTGTGCGCCGGCCTGCGCACTCCCATCGGCCATATCTCGCGCAGCCTGGCGGACCTGCCGCCGGCCGCGCTCATGCACGCCGCGGTGCACAACCTCCTGGAGCGCGCCCGCCTTGAAGCCGCGGCCGTAGACGGCCTCGTCGTGGGCTGGGTCGGGCAGACCTTCTCCGCCCCCAACATCGCGCGCGTGGTGGCCCTGACCAGCGGCCTGCCCGAGAAGTGCCAGTCGCTCACGGTCCAGAACAACTGCATCTCCTCCTTCGAGGCCGTCAGCGAGGCGGCGCGCCGCATCCTGGTCGGCGAGGGCCGGCTCTACATCGTGGGCGGCACGGAGAGCATGTCCCGCCTGCCCTACACCATCGAGGGCTCGCGCGCGGCGCGGGAGCTGCGCAGCCTGGCCACGGTCAAGGAGCGCTGGGGCGCGCTGTGGGACAACCCCAACGCGAGCATCGTAGACGCCATGGAGGAAGGCCTGACCGACCCGGTGGAGCATATCAACATGGCCGCCACGGCCGAGGTCTGCGCGCAATTCTACGGCGTCCCCCGCGAGGAGCAGGACCGCTTCGCCTGCGAGAGCTTCCGGCGCACCCTGGCCGCCTGGAACCGCGGCTTCTACGCCTCCCATGTGGCCCCGGTGGTCGTGGACGGCAAGACCGTCCTGGAGAAGGACGAGTACCCGTTCCTGCGCGAGGACCTGCCCAACAAGCCCCAGATGTTCGCCAAGGCGCCGGCCCTGTTCGGCTCCACGGCCTACCCGCTCAAGGATTTCTACCGGGACAACGCCGCGTTCTTGAAAGACCGGGTCTTCGAAGAGGGCAAGAGCCAGGCCACGGTGACTCTGTTCAACTCCTGCGGCCGCTCGGACGGGGCCTCGGCCGTGATCGTGACCACGCCGGAGCGCGCGGCGGAGCTGGGCTTGACGCCCTTAGCCGAGCTGCGCAGTTGGGGCTACTTCGGCAACGAGCCGGCCTTCATGGGCGTCTCCCCCGCTCTCGCGGCGCCCGTGGCTTTGGAATCAGCGGGCGTGAAGTTCGCGGACATGGACCATGTGGAGCTGCACGAGCCCTTCGCGGCCACCGTGCTCTCCATCTTCAAGCTGGGCCCGGAGCACGGCTGCGATTGGCGGGCCAAGTACGAGGCGGGCGCCTTGAATCCGAACGGAGGCTCCATCGCGTTGGGGCATCCTTTGGGAGCTACGGGCACTCGCCTGGTGCTCAACCTGATGTATTCTCTACACGAGGACCCCCAGGCCCGGCTGGGCCTGGCCGCGGCCTGCGCGGGCGGCGGCACGGGCGGAGCGCTCGTGCTGGAAAAAATCTAA
- a CDS encoding carbamoyltransferase — protein MNILGISAYYHDSAAALIQDGRIVAAAQEERFTRKRHDSDFPIHAIAYCLEAGGLKVSDLDLVGFYDKPFLKFERMLKTYMAYAPRGLRSFGMAVPLWLKGKLWMRSQIQEALGFEGQILFPEHHESHAASAFFPSPFSEAAIVTMDGVGEWATASIGEGRGHQVRLTHELHFPHSLGLLYCAFTYYTGFKVNSGEYKVMGLAPYGEPKYADLIYKELIDLKEDGSLKLNQEYFDYCSGLTMTSDKFHKLFGGPPRQPESELTQKEMDLAASVQAVTEEVMLRMARHARKITGHKDLCLAGGVALNCVGNGRIVRENVFDRIWIQPASGDAGGALGAALLLWHQYLGKERTVSGGRDSQQGSLLGPSFSDEEIGAWLQSKGIPHKKLDPKDVARETAALLNEGHVIGWFQGRMEFGPRALGSRSIIGDARNVEMQAKMNLKIKFRESFRPFAPSVLAEHYREYFDLPCESPYMLLTAPVVESRRIPMSGEQQKLWGIAKLNVPRSDLPAITHVDYSARLQTVNQADNAPYHELIAEFRKLTGCGVIVNTSFNVRGEPIVCRPQEAYTCFMRTHMDYLVLGSYLLDKKAQGEFKEDQSWMKEFALD, from the coding sequence ATGAACATCCTCGGCATCTCGGCGTATTACCACGACAGCGCGGCCGCTTTGATCCAGGACGGCCGCATCGTGGCGGCGGCGCAGGAGGAGCGCTTCACGCGCAAGCGCCACGACTCGGATTTCCCCATCCACGCCATCGCCTACTGCCTGGAGGCGGGCGGGCTCAAGGTCTCGGATCTGGACCTCGTGGGCTTCTACGACAAGCCCTTTCTCAAATTCGAGCGCATGCTCAAGACCTACATGGCCTACGCGCCGCGGGGCTTGCGCTCCTTCGGCATGGCCGTGCCGCTCTGGCTCAAGGGCAAGCTCTGGATGCGGTCCCAGATCCAGGAAGCCTTGGGCTTCGAGGGCCAGATCCTCTTCCCGGAGCATCACGAGTCCCACGCCGCCTCCGCCTTCTTCCCCTCGCCTTTCTCCGAGGCGGCCATCGTCACCATGGACGGGGTGGGCGAGTGGGCCACGGCCTCCATCGGCGAAGGCCGCGGCCATCAGGTCCGGCTGACCCACGAGCTCCACTTCCCCCACTCCTTGGGCCTGCTCTACTGCGCCTTCACCTACTACACCGGCTTCAAGGTCAACTCCGGCGAGTACAAGGTCATGGGCCTGGCCCCCTACGGCGAGCCCAAGTACGCGGACCTCATCTACAAAGAGCTCATCGACCTCAAGGAAGACGGCTCGCTCAAACTCAACCAGGAGTATTTCGATTACTGCTCGGGCCTGACCATGACCAGCGATAAGTTCCACAAGCTCTTCGGCGGCCCGCCGCGCCAGCCCGAATCCGAACTGACCCAGAAAGAGATGGACCTGGCCGCCTCGGTGCAGGCCGTGACCGAGGAAGTCATGCTGCGCATGGCGCGCCACGCCAGGAAGATCACGGGGCACAAGGACCTCTGCCTGGCCGGCGGCGTGGCCCTCAACTGCGTGGGCAACGGCCGCATCGTGCGCGAGAACGTCTTCGACCGCATCTGGATCCAGCCCGCCTCAGGCGACGCGGGCGGCGCCTTGGGCGCGGCGCTGCTGCTCTGGCACCAATACCTGGGAAAGGAAAGGACGGTCTCGGGAGGCCGCGACTCCCAGCAGGGCTCGCTGTTGGGCCCCAGCTTCTCGGACGAGGAGATCGGCGCCTGGCTCCAGTCGAAGGGCATCCCCCACAAGAAGCTCGACCCCAAGGACGTGGCCCGCGAGACCGCGGCGCTCCTGAATGAAGGTCACGTCATCGGCTGGTTCCAAGGCCGCATGGAGTTCGGACCCCGGGCCTTGGGCAGCCGCAGCATCATCGGCGACGCGCGCAACGTAGAGATGCAGGCCAAGATGAACCTCAAGATCAAGTTCCGCGAGTCCTTCCGGCCCTTCGCCCCCTCCGTGCTGGCCGAGCACTATCGCGAGTACTTCGACCTCCCCTGCGAGAGTCCCTACATGCTGCTCACCGCCCCGGTGGTCGAGTCCCGCCGCATCCCCATGAGCGGGGAGCAGCAGAAGCTCTGGGGCATCGCCAAGCTCAACGTGCCGCGCTCGGACCTGCCCGCCATCACGCACGTGGACTACTCCGCGCGCCTGCAGACCGTCAACCAGGCCGACAACGCGCCCTATCATGAGCTCATCGCCGAATTCCGCAAGCTCACGGGCTGCGGGGTCATCGTGAACACCTCCTTCAACGTGCGCGGCGAGCCCATCGTCTGCCGGCCCCAGGAGGCCTACACCTGCTTCATGCGCACCCACATGGACTACCTGGTCCTGGGCAGCTACCTGCTGGACAAGAAGGCCCAGGGCGAGTTCAAAGAGGATCAGTCATGGATGAAAGAATTCGCGCTCGACTAG
- a CDS encoding SxtJ family membrane protein encodes MDERIRARLGLPIPDPDRPRKDLRVFGFGLAVILLVFATLSWRKGGAAWPYELPLATACALLGTLRPEALRPVYGPWMKAVGVIGRINTWLVMALVYYLVITPYAALARLVGGDLLDEGLRDRESYWHARGELPAPESYRNQF; translated from the coding sequence ATGGATGAAAGAATTCGCGCTCGACTAGGCCTGCCCATCCCGGACCCGGACCGGCCCCGCAAGGACCTGCGCGTCTTCGGCTTCGGCCTGGCCGTGATCCTGCTGGTCTTCGCCACGCTGTCCTGGCGCAAGGGCGGGGCCGCCTGGCCCTATGAGCTGCCGCTGGCCACAGCCTGCGCCCTGCTCGGGACACTGCGGCCCGAAGCCCTGCGGCCGGTCTACGGCCCCTGGATGAAGGCCGTGGGCGTCATCGGCAGGATCAACACCTGGCTGGTCATGGCCTTGGTCTACTATCTGGTGATCACCCCCTACGCCGCGCTGGCCCGCCTAGTGGGCGGCGACCTGCTCGACGAGGGGCTCCGGGACAGGGAGAGCTACTGGCATGCGCGGGGCGAGCTCCCCGCGCCGGAATCGTACCGCAACCAGTTCTGA
- a CDS encoding DUF5989 family protein, translating into MEMLRELWDFLKKRKVYWLAPIIIVLLLLGGLILLSETTAVAPFVYTLF; encoded by the coding sequence ATGGAGATGCTGCGCGAACTCTGGGACTTCCTCAAGAAACGCAAGGTCTACTGGCTGGCCCCGATCATCATCGTCCTGCTGCTGCTGGGCGGCCTGATCCTGCTCTCGGAGACCACGGCCGTGGCTCCTTTCGTCTACACCCTGTTCTGA